One segment of Pangasianodon hypophthalmus isolate fPanHyp1 chromosome 10, fPanHyp1.pri, whole genome shotgun sequence DNA contains the following:
- the znf365 gene encoding protein ZNF365 has product MQQKLCTRNTTLFVENGQACGAGAPSPPPFRCPRCGEHERFHSLAALRAHLDYNHTYDPRHNLSLPTSRGYLRSDSKRATAETQTTKDAGTDTRSHQFPFSSDPLPHDQTADTCPEQPASPEKNAASGELSIGTKLLSAPVPSVGQRLEGMMRTASSSMERRLLRLSSELAHTDTALLCERAHSHHLAQERQEVLEREQALSRQVNAAVMVIATLRQQLSMSEHELERREQEVLAIQKFLEAAAQHEMCGKVRLRRFIEGLLRRIALAERLLEYYQNTPHEHYCTAHTVAPLAEAGPQRITKSRSTGEQLVHDEELSHGHQAGWGASRASGERRGHHGWVQGKRSDSYEV; this is encoded by the exons ATGCAGCAAAAGTTGTGTACGCGCAACACAACCTTGTTCGTGGAAAACGGCCAGGCTTGTGGTGCAGGGGCTCCATCTCCACCCCCGTTCCGATGCCCCCGGTGTGGAGAGCATGAGCGCTTCCACAGCCTGGCTGCGTTGCGGGCCCACCTCGACTACAATCACACGTACGATCCAAGGCACAACCTCAGCCTCCCTACCAGCAGGGGGTACTTACGCTCTGACAGCAAGAGAGCCACTGCTGAGACCCAGACAACAAAGGATGCAGGCACTGACACGCGTTCACACCAGTTCCCATTCAGCTCTGATCCCCTTCCACATGACCAGACTGCAGACACGTGCCCAGAACAGCCTGCTTCCCCAGAGAAGAATGCCGCTAGTGGGGAGTTGTCCATTGGCACCAAGCTCCTCTCTGCTCCAGTGCCCTCGGTGGGGCAGAGGCTGGAGGGCATGATGAGGACGGCCAGTAGCAGCATGGAGCGACGGCTGCTCCGGCTCAGCTCAGAACTGGCCCACACTGACACAGCACTTCTGTGTGAGCGCGCACACTCGCACCACCTGGCCCAGGAGCGACAGGAAGTGCTGGAGCGGGAGCAAGCTCTCAGCAGACAGGTGAACGCTGCCGTCATGGTCATTGCCACGCTGCGCCAGCAGCTCAGCATGTCCGAGCATGAGCTGGAACGGAGGGAACA GGAAGTGCTTGCTATTCAGAAATTTCTAGAAGCAGCAGCGCAGCATGAGATGTGCGGGAAAGTCCGTTTGCGGCGGTTCATCGAGGGCCTCCTACGACGCATTGCCCTGGCTGAAAGGCTGCTGGAGTATTACCAGAACACTCCCCATGAACACTACTGCACAGCCCACACG GTGGCTCCTTTAGCTGAGGCAGGTCCCCAAAGAATAACCAAAAGCAG GTCTACAGGAGAGCAACTGGTCCATGACGAGGAACTGTCACATGGGCATCAGGCTGGGTGGGGAGCATCCCGGGCCTCTGGGGAGAGACGGGGCCATCATGGCTGGGTCCAGGGCAAGAGGTCAGATAGTTATGAGGTTTAG